A window of the Pseudomonas fluorescens genome harbors these coding sequences:
- the hutI gene encoding imidazolonepropionase gives MKTLWQHCHVATMAQGVYSIIEDAAIVTSGALIEWIGPRSQLPSGEYPAVNDLQGAWVTPGLIDCHTHTVFGGNRSGEFEKRLQGVSYAEIAAAGGGIASTVRATREASEDELFASAAKRLKSLMRDGVTTVEMKSGYGLDLASERKILRVIRRLAAELPISVRSTCLAAHALPPEYKDRADDYIDHICAEMLPALAAEGLVDAVDAFCEYLAFSPEQVERVFIAAQKLGLPVKLHAEQLSSLHGSSLAARYHALSADHLEFMDEADAIAMAESDTVAVLLPGAFYFLRETRLPPMEALRKHKVKIAIASDLNPGTSPALSLRLMLNMACTCFRMTPEEALAGATIHAAQALGMADTHGSLEAGKVADFVAWQIDRPADLAYWLGGELDKRVVRHGVESSL, from the coding sequence GTGAAAACCCTCTGGCAACACTGCCACGTCGCAACCATGGCGCAAGGCGTCTACTCGATCATCGAAGATGCGGCCATCGTGACGTCCGGTGCACTCATCGAGTGGATCGGCCCGCGCAGCCAATTGCCGTCCGGCGAATACCCGGCGGTCAATGACCTGCAAGGAGCGTGGGTCACCCCCGGCCTGATCGACTGCCACACCCACACCGTGTTCGGCGGCAACCGCAGCGGCGAATTCGAGAAGCGCCTGCAAGGCGTCAGCTACGCAGAGATCGCCGCCGCTGGTGGCGGCATCGCCAGCACCGTGCGCGCTACCCGCGAAGCCTCGGAAGACGAACTGTTCGCCAGCGCCGCAAAACGCCTGAAAAGCCTGATGCGCGACGGCGTGACCACGGTCGAAATGAAATCCGGCTACGGCCTCGATCTGGCCAGCGAGCGCAAGATTTTGCGGGTCATCCGTCGCCTCGCCGCCGAGCTGCCGATCAGCGTGCGCAGCACATGCCTGGCCGCCCACGCATTGCCGCCGGAATACAAGGATCGCGCTGACGACTACATCGATCACATCTGCGCCGAAATGCTCCCGGCCTTGGCCGCCGAAGGCCTGGTGGACGCGGTGGATGCGTTCTGCGAATACCTGGCGTTCTCCCCGGAGCAGGTCGAGCGGGTGTTCATCGCCGCGCAAAAACTCGGGCTGCCGGTGAAGCTGCACGCCGAGCAATTGTCGTCGCTGCACGGTTCCAGCCTCGCTGCGCGCTACCACGCGTTGTCCGCCGATCACCTGGAGTTCATGGATGAAGCCGACGCCATCGCCATGGCCGAATCCGACACCGTCGCGGTGCTGTTGCCGGGTGCGTTCTACTTCCTGCGTGAAACCCGGTTGCCGCCGATGGAAGCCCTGCGCAAACACAAGGTGAAAATCGCCATCGCCAGCGACCTCAACCCCGGCACCTCGCCGGCGCTGTCGTTGCGCCTGATGCTGAACATGGCCTGCACCTGTTTCCGCATGACCCCGGAAGAAGCCTTGGCCGGCGCCACGATTCACGCGGCGCAAGCTTTGGGCATGGCTGATACCCACGGCTCACTGGAAGCCGGCAAGGTGGCGGATTTTGTCGCCTGGCAGATCGACCGCCCGGCGGATCTGGCGTACTGGCTGGGTGGTGAACTGGACAAACGCGTCGTGCGTCACGGCGTTGAATCAAGTCTGTAG
- the hutG gene encoding N-formylglutamate deformylase: MDKVLNFKQGRAPLLISMPHAGVRLTPAVEAGLIPDAKSLPDTDWHIPQLYDFAAELGASTLAAEYSRFVIDLNRPSDDKPLYAGATTGLYPATLFDGIPLFKEGKEPSKEERATYLEQIWTPYHRTLQEELARLKAEFGYALLFDAHSIRSIIPHLFDGKLPDFNLGTFNGASCDPQLATQLEAICARYDAYSHVLNGRFKGGHITRHYGNPAENIHAVQLELGQCTYMEEFEPFRYRADLAEPTRVVLKELLQGLLAWGTTRYKS, from the coding sequence GTGGATAAGGTTCTGAACTTCAAACAAGGTCGCGCGCCGCTGCTGATCAGCATGCCGCACGCGGGTGTGCGCCTGACCCCGGCGGTCGAGGCCGGGTTGATCCCGGACGCGAAAAGCCTGCCGGACACCGACTGGCACATTCCGCAGCTCTACGATTTCGCCGCTGAACTGGGCGCCAGCACTCTGGCGGCCGAGTACTCGCGGTTCGTCATCGACCTGAACCGGCCGTCCGACGACAAACCGCTCTACGCCGGCGCCACCACCGGTCTGTACCCGGCGACGCTGTTCGATGGCATTCCGTTGTTCAAGGAAGGCAAGGAGCCGTCGAAAGAAGAGCGTGCGACCTATCTGGAGCAGATCTGGACGCCGTATCACCGCACCTTGCAGGAAGAGCTGGCGCGGTTGAAGGCCGAGTTCGGTTACGCGCTGCTGTTCGATGCGCATTCGATCCGATCGATCATCCCGCACCTGTTCGACGGCAAGCTGCCGGACTTCAATCTCGGCACCTTCAACGGTGCCAGTTGCGATCCACAACTGGCCACGCAGCTGGAGGCGATCTGCGCCCGCTACGACGCTTACAGCCATGTGCTGAACGGGCGCTTCAAGGGCGGCCATATCACCCGTCACTACGGCAACCCGGCCGAGAACATCCACGCCGTGCAACTGGAGCTGGGCCAGTGCACGTATATGGAAGAGTTCGAACCGTTCCGCTACCGCGCCGATCTGGCGGAGCCGACGCGGGTGGTGCTGAAGGAATTGCTGCAAGGGCTGCTCGCCTGGGGCACGACCCGCTACAAATCCTGA
- a CDS encoding choline ABC transporter substrate-binding protein: MKKLFTRCALILTGSTLLSAGAMASDDASCKTVRMGVVNWTDVIATSGMADVLLNGLGYESKQTSAVQQIIFAGIRDKRLDIFLGYWKPAMDKNIAPFLAANQVKVMDKPSLADAQATLAVPDYVAAAGLKTFGDIAKFKDQLGAKIYGIEPGSGANTTIKTMIETNHFGLKDFKIIESGEAGMLAAVQRAVNRKEFVVFVGWTPHPMNINMKITYLTGSEDVYGPNEGAATVSTVTAPDYAERCPNVHRLLENLTFTAAQESQLMVPIMERKTPQEVAKTWLREHPEDLQRWLAGVSSFDGKDGVATVQASLKN; encoded by the coding sequence ATGAAAAAACTGTTCACTCGTTGTGCGTTAATCCTTACCGGCAGTACGCTGCTCAGCGCCGGCGCCATGGCTTCCGATGATGCTTCCTGCAAAACCGTGCGCATGGGCGTGGTCAACTGGACCGACGTGATCGCCACCAGCGGCATGGCCGACGTGCTGCTCAACGGCCTCGGCTACGAAAGCAAACAGACCAGCGCCGTGCAGCAAATCATCTTCGCCGGCATCCGTGACAAGCGCCTCGATATCTTCCTCGGCTACTGGAAACCGGCGATGGACAAGAACATCGCGCCGTTCCTTGCCGCCAATCAGGTCAAGGTCATGGACAAGCCAAGCCTGGCCGACGCCCAGGCAACCCTGGCAGTGCCGGATTACGTCGCGGCGGCAGGCCTGAAAACCTTTGGCGACATCGCGAAATTCAAGGATCAGCTCGGCGCCAAAATCTACGGCATCGAGCCCGGCAGCGGCGCCAACACCACGATCAAGACCATGATCGAAACCAACCATTTCGGCCTGAAGGATTTCAAGATCATCGAATCCGGTGAGGCCGGCATGCTCGCCGCCGTGCAGCGGGCGGTGAACCGCAAGGAGTTCGTGGTGTTCGTCGGCTGGACCCCGCATCCGATGAACATCAACATGAAGATCACCTACCTGACCGGCAGCGAAGACGTCTACGGCCCCAACGAAGGCGCCGCCACCGTTTCCACCGTCACCGCGCCGGACTACGCCGAGCGCTGCCCGAACGTCCACCGGCTGCTGGAAAACCTGACCTTCACCGCCGCTCAGGAAAGCCAGTTGATGGTGCCGATCATGGAGCGCAAGACACCGCAGGAAGTGGCGAAAACCTGGCTGCGTGAGCATCCCGAAGATCTGCAACGCTGGCTGGCGGGTGTCAGCAGTTTCGACGGCAAGGACGGCGTGGCCACGGTTCAGGCCAGCCTGAAAAACTGA
- a CDS encoding alpha/beta hydrolase encodes MGTYPLSPAMAAFVARTESFASDDSSLGGLRKSYDDMCRAFTPERPAGLEVVDFQLSGVAVRSYRPPVRPSASGWPCVLYLHGGGWVVGGLDSHDFICCELATALGAMVVAVDYRLAPEHPFPAGFEDCLSVWRALRSGPFWFDPGRMLVAGDSAGGNLAAALCLALRDAGEPLPGAQVLIYPGLGGDEQLASRSECADAPLLASSDVDCYHALYLRGTAKPNAYAMPLLALDFSGLPPAWIAVAQFDPLRDDGVCYAERLNAAGVDAALYYGEGLVHGCLRARHQVAEVDRLFENLLGFMADKL; translated from the coding sequence ATGGGCACTTATCCATTGTCGCCGGCGATGGCGGCGTTCGTCGCCAGAACCGAAAGCTTTGCCAGCGATGACAGCAGCCTCGGCGGATTGCGCAAATCCTATGACGACATGTGCCGCGCCTTCACGCCCGAACGGCCGGCGGGTCTGGAGGTGGTGGATTTCCAGTTGAGCGGGGTGGCGGTGCGTTCGTATCGCCCGCCTGTCCGGCCATCGGCCAGTGGCTGGCCGTGTGTGTTGTATCTGCACGGCGGCGGTTGGGTGGTCGGCGGGCTGGATTCCCATGACTTCATCTGTTGCGAGCTGGCCACGGCGCTCGGGGCGATGGTGGTGGCGGTGGATTACCGGCTGGCGCCGGAGCATCCGTTCCCGGCCGGTTTTGAGGATTGCCTGAGCGTGTGGCGCGCGTTGCGCAGCGGCCCGTTCTGGTTCGATCCCGGACGAATGCTGGTGGCGGGCGACAGTGCCGGGGGCAATCTGGCGGCGGCGCTGTGCCTGGCGTTGCGCGATGCCGGCGAGCCGCTGCCGGGTGCGCAGGTCTTGATCTATCCGGGGCTGGGTGGCGACGAGCAGTTAGCGTCACGCAGCGAATGCGCCGATGCGCCGTTGCTCGCCAGCAGCGATGTCGATTGTTATCACGCCTTGTACCTGCGCGGCACCGCGAAGCCGAACGCTTATGCGATGCCGTTGCTGGCCTTGGACTTCAGCGGCTTGCCCCCGGCCTGGATCGCCGTGGCGCAGTTCGATCCGCTGCGTGACGACGGTGTGTGCTACGCCGAACGGCTGAACGCGGCAGGCGTCGACGCGGCGCTTTACTACGGCGAAGGGCTGGTTCACGGTTGCCTGCGGGCGCGGCATCAGGTCGCCGAGGTCGATCGCCTCTTTGAGAACCTGCTGGGGTTTATGGCTGACAAATTGTGA
- the pip gene encoding prolyl aminopeptidase — translation MQTLFPQIKPHARHDLAVDDTHTLYVDESGSPEGLPVVFIHGGPGAGCDAQSRRYFDPNLYRIVTFDQRGCGRSTPHASLENNTTWDLVEDLERIRKHLGIDKWVLFGGSWGSTLALAYAQTHPERVHGLILRGIFLCRPQEIEWFYQAGASRLFPDYWQDYLAPIPLDERDDLLSAFHKRLTGNDQIAQMHAAKAWSTWEGRTATLRPNPLVVDRFSEPQRALSIARIECHYFTNNAFLEPNQLIRDMGKIAHLPGVIIHGRYDVICPLDNAWELHQAWPNSELQVIRDAGHAASEPGITDALVRAASKMARRLLDLPPEEA, via the coding sequence ATGCAGACTTTGTTTCCGCAGATCAAACCTCACGCACGGCACGATCTGGCCGTCGATGACACTCATACGCTGTACGTCGACGAAAGCGGTTCACCGGAAGGTTTGCCGGTGGTGTTCATCCACGGAGGTCCCGGCGCCGGGTGCGACGCCCAGAGTCGCCGCTACTTCGATCCGAACCTGTATCGCATTGTCACCTTCGACCAGCGCGGCTGCGGTCGCTCCACGCCCCACGCCAGCCTGGAAAACAACACCACCTGGGATCTGGTCGAAGACCTCGAGCGCATTCGCAAACACCTGGGCATCGACAAATGGGTGCTGTTCGGCGGTTCCTGGGGTTCGACCCTGGCGCTGGCCTACGCACAGACCCACCCGGAGCGCGTACATGGCCTGATCCTGCGCGGGATCTTTCTCTGCCGTCCGCAGGAAATCGAATGGTTCTACCAGGCCGGCGCCAGCCGTCTGTTCCCCGATTACTGGCAGGACTACCTCGCGCCAATTCCTCTGGACGAACGCGACGACCTGCTCAGCGCATTCCACAAACGCCTGACCGGCAACGACCAGATTGCCCAGATGCACGCAGCCAAGGCCTGGTCGACCTGGGAAGGGCGCACCGCGACCCTGCGTCCGAACCCGCTGGTGGTCGACCGCTTCTCCGAACCGCAGCGCGCCTTGTCGATCGCGCGGATCGAATGCCACTACTTCACCAACAACGCTTTCCTTGAACCGAACCAGCTGATCCGCGACATGGGCAAGATCGCCCATCTGCCGGGCGTGATCATCCACGGCCGCTACGACGTGATCTGCCCGCTCGACAACGCCTGGGAACTGCATCAGGCCTGGCCGAACAGCGAGTTGCAGGTGATCCGCGATGCCGGCCACGCCGCGTCCGAACCGGGCATCACCGATGCACTGGTACGCGCCGCCAGCAAAATGGCCCGGCGCCTGCTCGACCTGCCGCCCGAAGAAGCATGA
- the dtd gene encoding D-aminoacyl-tRNA deacylase produces the protein MKGLLQRVKGARVEVAGEVVGSVDQGLLVLVAVEPDDTPASADKLLHKLLNYRVFSDAEGKMNLSLADVGGGLLLVSQFTLAADTKSGLRPSFSTAAPPALGEELFDYLLSKAKQMHGTVASGRFGADMQVHLVNDGPVTFLLQT, from the coding sequence ATGAAGGGTCTTTTGCAGCGCGTGAAAGGCGCGCGGGTCGAAGTGGCGGGCGAGGTGGTTGGCAGTGTCGATCAGGGTTTATTGGTGCTGGTGGCGGTCGAACCCGACGACACGCCGGCCAGCGCCGACAAACTTCTGCATAAGCTGCTTAACTATCGAGTGTTCAGTGACGCCGAGGGCAAGATGAATCTGTCCTTGGCGGATGTGGGCGGCGGGTTGCTGCTGGTCTCTCAGTTCACCCTCGCCGCCGACACCAAAAGCGGGTTGCGCCCGAGTTTCTCGACCGCCGCCCCTCCGGCGCTGGGCGAAGAATTATTCGACTATCTATTAAGCAAAGCGAAACAGATGCATGGCACAGTGGCATCAGGTAGATTCGGCGCGGATATGCAGGTGCACCTGGTCAACGATGGCCCGGTAACCTTCCTGTTACAGACATGA
- a CDS encoding glucan biosynthesis protein G: MIVSPCNAAKLSAKRLRSALVAGSAVLCLLSAGQLWAFNLDDVSAKAKELAGQKFEAPRSNLPNEFREMKFADYQKIRFRTEKAEWADQKNPFKLSFYHQGMHFDTPVKINEITANTVEEIKYDPSRFDFGDLQFDPKATEQLGYAGFRVLYPINKADKQDEIMTMLGASYFRVVGKGHTYGLSARGLAIDTALPSGEEFPRFREFWIQQPKPGDKHLVIFALLDSPRATGAYRLILRPGSDTIVDVKGQMYLRDKVGKLGIAPLTSMFLFGANQPSKVLNYRRELHDSSGLSIHAGNGEWIWRPLNNPKHLAVSQFSVENPRGFGLLQRGRDFSHYEDLDDRYDKRPSAWIEPKGDWGKGTVDLVEIPTADETNDNIVAFWSPEKLPEPGQPLDFAYRMHWTIDEAALHAPDSAWVNQTLRSTGDVKQSNLIRQPDGSVAYLVDFEGPSLAALAPDADVRSQVSVGDNAELVENSVRYNPETKGWRLTLRMKIKDASKSTEMRAALVQPVVTADLAKSSVPTSNSSVAKADKVAAKQQEKADKEAKAAEAKQADAKPVADAKDKANKDAKQPAAADAAPATPESAPTEEVLTETWSYQLPADE; the protein is encoded by the coding sequence GTGATTGTTAGTCCCTGTAATGCAGCAAAATTGTCTGCCAAACGCTTGCGCAGCGCTCTGGTAGCGGGCTCGGCAGTACTCTGCCTGCTCAGCGCCGGCCAGCTTTGGGCATTCAATCTTGACGATGTGTCGGCCAAGGCCAAAGAGCTGGCCGGGCAGAAGTTCGAAGCCCCGCGCAGCAACCTGCCGAACGAATTCCGTGAAATGAAATTCGCGGACTATCAGAAGATTCGTTTCCGCACCGAAAAAGCCGAATGGGCCGACCAGAAGAACCCGTTCAAGCTGTCCTTCTATCACCAGGGCATGCACTTCGATACGCCGGTGAAAATCAACGAAATCACCGCGAACACTGTTGAAGAGATCAAATACGATCCTAGCCGTTTCGATTTCGGCGACCTGCAGTTCGATCCGAAGGCCACCGAACAACTGGGCTATGCCGGTTTCCGTGTCCTGTACCCGATCAACAAGGCCGACAAGCAAGACGAGATCATGACCATGCTGGGCGCGAGCTACTTCCGCGTTGTCGGCAAGGGTCACACCTACGGTCTGTCGGCCCGTGGCCTGGCAATCGACACCGCTTTGCCGTCCGGTGAAGAATTTCCGCGTTTTCGCGAGTTCTGGATTCAGCAGCCGAAGCCGGGTGACAAGCATCTGGTGATCTTCGCCCTGCTGGATTCGCCACGTGCGACCGGCGCCTACCGTCTGATCCTGCGTCCGGGCAGCGACACCATTGTCGACGTCAAGGGCCAGATGTACCTGCGTGACAAGGTCGGCAAGCTCGGCATCGCGCCGCTGACCAGCATGTTCCTGTTCGGCGCCAACCAGCCGTCGAAAGTGCTCAACTACCGTCGCGAACTGCACGACTCCAGCGGTCTGTCGATCCATGCCGGCAACGGCGAGTGGATCTGGCGCCCTCTGAACAACCCTAAACATCTGGCCGTGAGCCAGTTCAGCGTCGAAAACCCGCGCGGTTTCGGTCTGCTGCAGCGTGGCCGTGACTTCAGCCACTACGAAGACCTCGACGACCGTTACGACAAGCGCCCGAGCGCCTGGATCGAGCCGAAGGGCGACTGGGGCAAGGGCACCGTCGATCTGGTCGAGATCCCGACCGCCGACGAAACCAACGACAACATCGTTGCGTTCTGGAGCCCGGAAAAACTGCCGGAGCCTGGCCAGCCGCTGGACTTCGCCTACCGCATGCACTGGACCATCGACGAAGCCGCGCTGCACGCGCCGGACAGCGCCTGGGTCAACCAGACCCTGCGTTCTACCGGTGACGTCAAGCAGTCGAACCTGATCCGTCAGCCGGATGGCAGCGTTGCCTACCTGGTCGACTTCGAAGGCCCGTCCCTGGCCGCTTTGGCCCCGGATGCGGACGTTCGCAGCCAGGTCAGCGTCGGCGACAACGCCGAACTGGTCGAGAACAGCGTGCGCTACAACCCGGAAACCAAGGGCTGGCGTCTGACCCTGCGGATGAAGATCAAGGACGCGAGCAAGTCCACCGAGATGCGTGCAGCCCTGGTGCAGCCAGTGGTCACCGCTGATCTGGCCAAGTCTTCGGTGCCGACCTCCAACTCGTCGGTAGCCAAGGCCGACAAGGTTGCCGCCAAGCAACAAGAGAAAGCCGACAAGGAAGCCAAGGCCGCCGAGGCCAAACAGGCCGACGCCAAGCCGGTTGCAGATGCCAAGGACAAGGCCAACAAAGACGCCAAGCAGCCAGCCGCTGCGGACGCGGCCCCAGCCACACCGGAATCGGCACCGACTGAAGAAGTCCTGACCGAGACCTGGAGCTATCAGTTGCCTGCCGATGAGTAA
- the mdoH gene encoding glucans biosynthesis glucosyltransferase MdoH — protein MSNSQVQPETLSEYLAHLPMTDEQRAELAGCQSFSELHERLSSKTFDAPTEAAQASVGKRLILSTAEELQDAEMLVLDASGRVSMKATPPIRRTKVVPEPWRTNILVRGWRRLTGRTNPPQPPKDANVLPAARWRTVGSIRRYILLVLMLGQTIVAGWYMKGIMPYQGWSFVDLEEVLHQPLLQTATQVLPYALQTSILIMFGILFCWVSAGFWTALMGFLELLTGHDKYRISGKSAGNEPIPKDARTALVMPICNEDVPRVFAGLRATFESVAATGDLDRFDFFVLSDSNDTDICVAEQQAWLDVCRETKGFGKIFYRRRRRRVKRKSGNLDDFCRRWGGDYKYMVVLDADSVMSGECLTSLVRLMEATPDAGIIQTAPRASGMDTLYARMQQFATRVYGPLFTAGLHFWQLGESHYWGHNAIIRMKPFIDHCALAPLPGKGAFSGAILSHDFVEAALMRRAGWGVWIAYDLPGSYEELPPNLLDELKRDRRWCHGNLMNFRLFLVKGMHPVHRAVFLTGVMSYLSAPLWFFFLVLSTALLAVNTLMEPQYFLEPRQLYPLWPQWHPDKAIALFSTTIVLLFLPKLLSIILIWAKGAKEFGGKFKVTLSMLLEMLFSMLLAPVRMIFHTRFVLAAFLGWAATWNSPQRDDDSTPWSEAVKRHGPQTLLGFFWALLVIWLNPSFLWWLVPIVGSLMLSIPVSVISSRVGLGLKSRDESLFLIPEEYNPPQALLATDQYTHENRWHALNDGFVRAVVDPQQNALACSLATSRHGEAEPIEWLRQERVRHAIKVGPAGLNNHDRLQLLSDPVALARLHEQVWAEGHAEWLDAWRASVKADPHAPLLPLKPVSLQAQPA, from the coding sequence ATGAGTAACTCTCAAGTACAGCCAGAGACTCTGTCCGAGTACCTGGCGCATCTGCCGATGACCGACGAGCAGCGCGCGGAACTCGCGGGCTGCCAGTCCTTCAGCGAATTGCATGAACGCCTGTCGTCCAAGACCTTTGACGCTCCGACCGAAGCCGCCCAGGCTTCGGTGGGCAAGCGCCTGATCCTGAGCACCGCCGAAGAGCTGCAAGATGCGGAAATGCTGGTGCTCGACGCCAGCGGCCGGGTCAGCATGAAGGCCACGCCGCCGATCCGTCGGACCAAGGTCGTGCCGGAGCCGTGGCGCACCAACATTCTGGTGCGTGGCTGGCGCCGTCTGACCGGCCGGACCAACCCGCCACAACCGCCGAAGGACGCCAACGTGCTGCCGGCGGCGCGCTGGCGCACGGTCGGTTCGATCCGTCGCTACATTCTGCTGGTGCTGATGCTGGGTCAGACCATAGTCGCCGGCTGGTACATGAAAGGCATCATGCCGTACCAGGGCTGGTCGTTCGTCGATCTGGAAGAAGTCCTGCATCAACCGCTGCTGCAAACCGCCACTCAAGTGCTGCCGTATGCGTTGCAGACCAGCATCCTGATCATGTTCGGGATTCTGTTCTGCTGGGTATCGGCCGGTTTCTGGACCGCGCTGATGGGCTTCCTTGAATTGCTCACCGGCCACGATAAATACCGGATCTCCGGTAAAAGTGCCGGCAACGAGCCGATTCCGAAAGACGCGCGCACCGCACTGGTGATGCCGATCTGCAACGAAGACGTGCCTCGGGTGTTCGCCGGTCTGCGCGCGACCTTCGAGTCGGTCGCGGCTACCGGTGACCTGGACCGTTTTGACTTCTTCGTCCTCAGTGACAGTAACGACACCGATATCTGCGTTGCCGAGCAGCAGGCCTGGCTGGACGTCTGCCGTGAAACCAAGGGCTTCGGCAAGATCTTCTATCGTCGCCGTCGTCGTCGCGTCAAACGCAAGAGCGGCAACCTCGACGACTTCTGCCGTCGCTGGGGCGGTGACTACAAGTACATGGTCGTACTCGACGCCGACTCGGTGATGAGCGGCGAGTGCCTGACCAGTCTGGTGCGCCTGATGGAGGCCACTCCGGACGCCGGTATCATCCAGACCGCGCCGCGCGCATCGGGCATGGACACGCTGTATGCACGCATGCAGCAGTTCGCCACCCGGGTTTACGGTCCGCTGTTCACTGCCGGCCTGCACTTCTGGCAGTTGGGTGAATCCCACTACTGGGGTCACAACGCGATCATCCGCATGAAGCCGTTCATCGACCACTGCGCCCTGGCGCCGTTGCCGGGCAAGGGTGCGTTCTCCGGTGCGATCCTCTCTCACGACTTCGTTGAAGCTGCGCTGATGCGCCGTGCCGGCTGGGGCGTGTGGATTGCCTACGATCTGCCGGGCAGCTACGAAGAACTGCCGCCGAACCTGCTCGACGAACTCAAGCGTGACCGTCGCTGGTGCCACGGCAACCTGATGAACTTCCGCCTGTTCCTGGTAAAAGGCATGCACCCGGTGCACCGCGCGGTGTTCCTGACCGGCGTGATGTCTTACCTGTCGGCGCCGTTGTGGTTCTTCTTTTTGGTGCTGTCGACCGCGCTGCTGGCGGTGAACACACTGATGGAGCCGCAGTACTTCCTCGAACCGCGTCAGCTCTATCCGTTGTGGCCACAATGGCACCCGGACAAGGCGATCGCGCTGTTCTCGACGACCATCGTGCTGCTGTTCCTGCCGAAGCTGTTGAGCATCATCCTGATCTGGGCCAAGGGCGCGAAAGAGTTCGGCGGCAAGTTCAAGGTGACCCTGTCGATGCTGCTGGAGATGCTGTTCTCCATGCTGCTGGCGCCGGTGCGGATGATTTTCCACACCCGTTTCGTTCTGGCCGCGTTCCTCGGCTGGGCCGCGACCTGGAATTCGCCGCAGCGTGACGACGACTCGACGCCATGGAGCGAAGCAGTCAAGCGCCACGGTCCGCAGACCTTGCTGGGCTTCTTCTGGGCGCTGCTGGTGATCTGGCTGAACCCGAGCTTCCTGTGGTGGCTGGTGCCGATCGTCGGTTCGCTGATGCTGTCGATTCCGGTGTCGGTGATTTCCAGCCGCGTCGGTCTGGGCCTCAAATCCCGTGACGAGAGCCTGTTCCTCATTCCCGAGGAATACAATCCGCCACAGGCGCTGCTGGCCACCGATCAGTACACCCACGAAAACCGCTGGCACGCGCTGAACGACGGCTTCGTCCGCGCCGTGGTCGATCCGCAGCAGAACGCCCTGGCGTGCTCGCTGGCGACCTCGCGTCACGGTGAGGCCGAGCCGATCGAATGGCTGCGCCAGGAACGTGTGCGTCACGCGATCAAGGTCGGCCCGGCCGGGCTGAACAACCATGATCGTCTGCAACTGCTCAGCGATCCGGTGGCCCTGGCCCGTCTGCACGAGCAGGTGTGGGCCGAAGGCCACGCCGAGTGGCTGGACGCATGGCGGGCTTCGGTGAAAGCCGATCCTCATGCACCGCTGCTGCCGCTCAAGCCTGTGAGCTTGCAGGCGCAACCGGCCTGA
- a CDS encoding transporter substrate-binding domain-containing protein, whose translation MKKYLSMLLVGVTALVAVNAAQAGAIDDAVKRGSLKVGMDPTYMPFEMTNKRGEIIGFEVDILKAMTKAMGVKLELVSTGYDGIIPALMTDKFDMIGSGMTLTQERNLRLNFSEPFIVVGQTLLIRKELEGTIKSYKDLNTADYRITSKLGTTGEMVAKKLISKAKYHGYDNEQEAVLDVVNGKADAFIYDAPYNVVAVNKVGAGKLVFLDKPFTYEPLAFGLKKGDYDSINFINNFLHQIHEDGTYDRIHDKWFKSTEWLKDME comes from the coding sequence ATGAAGAAGTATCTGTCGATGCTGCTGGTCGGCGTCACGGCACTGGTTGCAGTCAATGCGGCGCAGGCCGGCGCAATCGATGACGCGGTCAAGCGCGGCTCGTTGAAAGTCGGTATGGATCCGACCTACATGCCGTTCGAAATGACCAACAAGCGCGGCGAGATCATCGGTTTCGAAGTCGACATCCTCAAAGCCATGACCAAGGCCATGGGCGTCAAGCTGGAGCTGGTCTCCACTGGCTACGACGGGATCATCCCGGCACTGATGACCGACAAGTTCGACATGATCGGCAGCGGCATGACCCTGACCCAGGAACGCAACCTGCGCCTGAACTTCAGCGAACCGTTCATCGTGGTCGGCCAGACCCTGCTGATCCGCAAGGAGCTGGAAGGCACCATCAAGTCCTACAAAGACCTGAACACCGCCGACTACCGCATCACCTCCAAGCTCGGTACCACCGGCGAGATGGTCGCCAAGAAGCTGATCTCCAAGGCCAAGTACCACGGCTACGACAACGAGCAGGAAGCCGTGCTCGACGTGGTCAACGGCAAGGCTGACGCCTTCATCTATGACGCGCCGTACAACGTCGTTGCAGTGAACAAGGTCGGCGCCGGCAAACTGGTGTTCCTCGACAAGCCGTTCACCTACGAGCCGCTGGCCTTCGGTCTGAAGAAGGGTGACTACGACAGCATCAACTTCATCAACAACTTCCTGCACCAGATCCACGAAGACGGCACCTACGATCGCATCCATGACAAGTGGTTCAAGAGCACCGAGTGGCTCAAGGACATGGAATAA